GGTGCCGTCCTGTCAGCCCTGATGGAAGGGTTACTCTATCTTGCATCTACGCTGCCGTACCGGGATCGAAACACCTTTGTCGCTGAATGGGAGAACGAGCGGACCGTGAATCGCTATATCCTCGATCACATGCTGTATGGTGTAGAAAAATTTCATGTGGCCTACGATATTCTCCACAACAACACGAGAATCCGCTTTGGAGAAACATCGAGAAACTACCGTCTCGGAGACGCCCTGCTCGGCATGTCGCTGACTGATCTCGCAGGGCTCACTGACGGAAAGAAACAAACAGGCCTTTTCTCGCAGCCGCCGGAAAAGGTGATCCAGGAATTCAGAAACCTCTACAAGACTTACTTCTCTCTTTCGGACCGCATAAAAGAAGATATCGAGATGAAGCATGAGCTTCAGGTGCGCCTGGACACGTATGCAGAACGCCTCCGGGATATTCTCGACCTGCTCACAGCATCCTACTTCGTCAAGAAAGCTGAGGAGAAAAAGACCAGCGAGCTCTTATACGAACTGGAAAGTGCTGAATCCAAGTGGCAGAGCATGAGGCAGCACGATTGGTTCGCCTCATTGAAGGAGTTGGCCAGGCTGCATGGTTTCTTTCACATGGAGATAGAATTTCCACTGCTGCTTAACGATGCCTTCGACCTCATCATTGTCCAGCCGGCTCTTGCGTACGCGTGGGAAGAGAAGGTCCCCGTCCTCGAGGTTGCGAAGGCGTATGTCAAGCGCGCATCCGCTTATCTGAAAAAGGACGGCCACATTGTATTACTCACCGGAGAAGGCTCCGGCAAACTGACGGAAGAACTCCTCAAGTCGAAGAAGTATCAGGTGAACCCGAAAGAGACATACATCCTTCTCAAGAAAGGTTAGTCTCATGGGGGAGTCCAGGGTAACGAACCAGTCCGTTGCGATGGATACGTTCGTGATGACAGATCGCGGAGCCCGGCAGGTGCACGACCTGCTCGGCAAAGCCAGCACACTTATGGTCGACGGAAAACCGTTCTCAACAAGCGGTAGAGGATTCTTCAGGAGTGCGAGAAGCACACTCTTACGGGTCGAGACAGAAGAAGGCTTCTCAGTCAGGCTCACCGGAAACCATCTCATTTTGAAAGTTGCCTCGTCAACTCGTTCGACTGTCCGCGCGGAGTGGATCGAGACGAAGAATATCAAACCCGGAGACAGACTTCTTTTGCACAATCACCGATATTTGGGCAACTGGCAGGGTGACTTCGGTGAAGCGGAAGGGTATGTCGCAGGCCTCTTGCTCGGTGAAGGTCCGATCAAAGAGGACACATCGGTGATTTCAATCCGCATGCCCTCTTGCAGTGAACGGCTTGCCCGCAGCACGGCAGAGGAGGCTGACCCCCGCGGAAAACCGCAACCCGGAAGCCTGGTCGAAGCCCCGCATCCCGACGAGATGGGAGTATCGTTCGGTCGTGTGAAAGAAATGGCCCTGCGACTTTCAGTGCTGCCTCAAGAGAAACAGATAACGGCGGCCCTGGAGAAATGCTCGTCAGACTTCTA
The sequence above is drawn from the Syntrophorhabdales bacterium genome and encodes:
- a CDS encoding LAGLIDADG family homing endonuclease, with protein sequence MGESRVTNQSVAMDTFVMTDRGARQVHDLLGKASTLMVDGKPFSTSGRGFFRSARSTLLRVETEEGFSVRLTGNHLILKVASSTRSTVRAEWIETKNIKPGDRLLLHNHRYLGNWQGDFGEAEGYVAGLLLGEGPIKEDTSVISIRMPSCSERLARSTAEEADPRGKPQPGSLVEAPHPDEMGVSFGRVKEMALRLSVLPQEKQITAALEKCSSDFYRAFLRGLFDCDGSAQGTQKKGISIRLSRRDVSFLEALQRMLLRLGIVGRISQERKNEEEIPAAQSEEESPSPARRRHELLITNNNVQYFDRLVGFANAHKQAHLTKLLTSYKRVLNRERFTATAKKITPEPDDDVCSVRVPGVNAFDANGFYVHSAG